The Natrinema salaciae genome contains a region encoding:
- a CDS encoding PadR family transcriptional regulator: MSKFLRSGRRRDICFLLAAAEDGEARGQQLKSRLESHYDDRLEPKSFYGSLSALVDAGFVEKRTEGLHDVYALTDGGERRVREHYEWVRDCLGTDADET, from the coding sequence ATGAGCAAATTCCTCCGCAGCGGTCGCCGACGGGACATCTGTTTCCTGCTCGCGGCCGCCGAGGACGGCGAAGCGCGCGGCCAACAGCTCAAGTCCCGCCTCGAGTCCCACTACGACGACCGGCTCGAGCCGAAATCGTTCTACGGCTCGCTGTCGGCGCTGGTGGACGCGGGCTTCGTCGAGAAACGGACCGAGGGCCTCCACGACGTCTACGCGTTGACCGACGGCGGGGAGCGACGAGTGCGCGAGCACTACGAGTGGGTTCGGGACTGTCTCGGGACGGACGCCGACGAGACGTGA
- a CDS encoding acyl-CoA dehydrogenase, with amino-acid sequence MDFALSAEQEQIRDMVSEFVDEEVVPVAEEIDHDDEFPADLVSQMAELGLMGMPFPEEYGGAGLDYHSYAIGLEEIARGSGGLGTIVAAHTSLAGNMLYEFGDESQKEEYLTPLAAGEDIGAFALSEAGAGSDVPAMETTAERDGDEYVINGGKLWISNGSVADTVTLFAKTDPDAGNKGISSFVVRPAEDDGFIVEGTEDKLGDKGCPTAELRFDDLRIPESRRLGEEGAGFVHALKTLNGGRITIAARGVGIARAAFEEARDYANEREQFGQPIGEFQSIKHKLADMDTKIQAAKMLMHKAADKKIRGEDYIKDASQAKLYASEVSREVANEGIQIHGGYGYTKDFAAQRFYRDAKLNEIYEGTSEVLRNTIGDQLLEE; translated from the coding sequence ATGGACTTTGCACTCTCGGCCGAACAGGAGCAGATTCGTGACATGGTTTCGGAATTCGTCGACGAGGAGGTCGTCCCCGTCGCCGAGGAGATCGACCACGACGACGAGTTCCCCGCGGATCTCGTGAGCCAAATGGCGGAGCTGGGGCTGATGGGAATGCCGTTCCCCGAGGAGTACGGCGGTGCCGGTCTCGACTATCACTCCTACGCGATCGGGCTCGAGGAGATCGCCCGCGGCTCGGGTGGACTCGGAACGATCGTCGCCGCCCACACCTCGCTGGCGGGGAACATGCTCTACGAGTTCGGCGACGAGTCCCAGAAGGAGGAGTACTTGACGCCGCTGGCCGCCGGCGAGGACATCGGCGCGTTCGCGCTCTCGGAGGCGGGTGCGGGCAGCGACGTCCCTGCGATGGAGACCACGGCGGAGCGGGACGGTGACGAGTACGTGATCAACGGGGGCAAGCTCTGGATTTCGAACGGCTCGGTGGCCGATACGGTCACCCTCTTCGCGAAGACCGACCCCGACGCCGGCAACAAGGGGATCTCCTCCTTCGTCGTTCGGCCCGCGGAGGACGACGGCTTCATCGTCGAAGGCACGGAGGACAAACTCGGCGACAAGGGCTGCCCGACCGCGGAACTCCGGTTCGACGACCTCCGGATTCCGGAATCGCGACGGCTCGGCGAAGAGGGCGCGGGCTTCGTCCACGCGCTGAAGACGCTCAACGGCGGCCGCATCACCATCGCCGCCCGCGGCGTCGGCATCGCTCGCGCGGCCTTCGAGGAGGCCCGCGACTACGCGAACGAGCGCGAGCAGTTCGGCCAGCCCATCGGCGAGTTCCAGTCGATCAAACACAAGCTCGCGGACATGGACACGAAGATCCAGGCCGCGAAGATGCTCATGCACAAGGCCGCGGACAAGAAGATCCGCGGCGAGGACTACATCAAGGACGCCTCCCAGGCCAAGCTCTACGCCTCGGAGGTGAGCCGCGAAGTCGCGAACGAGGGCATTCAGATCCACGGCGGCTACGGCTACACCAAGGACTTCGCCGCCCAGCGGTTCTACCGCGACGCCAAACTCAACGAGATCTACGAGGGCACCAGCGAAGTGCTCCGGAACACGATCGGCGACCAGTTGCTCGAGGAATAG
- a CDS encoding long-chain fatty acid--CoA ligase → MPAGTDQTLRPFLWRATKLYPDTEIVSRNHDGMQRYTYAEYEDRTSRLANALDEYGIETGDRVGTFCWNHSRHFETYFAVPSIGAQLHTINPLLPDAHIQYIVDNADDELIFVDQSLAPKLAGAVADADDEFDGVDFVVMGSQPADDLEATPYESFIEGHETDYDWPDVDEEQPAGMCYTSGTTGNPKGVEYTQQMLWSHTMATLTPQGIPMADDDVVMPVVPMFHVNAWGMPFTATAGGSKQVFPGPSPEPEDIANLIENEGVTISAGVPTVWLGLMEYCSENEVDLSTLDTVIVGGSAAPKSMIEWFDTQGVEVLHAWGMTEMSPIGSVSHLKSDLEDADYDTQLEKRGKQGLVVPGLEFKVIDNDGEEIAWNGQEFGELWIRGPWVTTEYFKRPEANEADFEDGWLKTGDVVTVDEDGYIKIVDREKDVIKSGGEWISSVELENAIMAHDDVAEAAVVGVPHERWQERPVAFVVPAADADRDALVSEINEQLADEYPKWWLPDEIEFIKEVPKTATGKFSKKDIREEYADQSLVEGQVPEESAPDSD, encoded by the coding sequence ATGCCAGCGGGAACAGACCAAACACTTCGACCGTTCTTGTGGCGTGCTACCAAACTGTACCCCGATACGGAGATCGTCTCCCGGAACCACGACGGGATGCAGCGATACACGTACGCCGAGTACGAGGACCGAACGAGCCGCCTCGCGAACGCGCTCGACGAATACGGGATCGAGACCGGCGACCGGGTCGGGACGTTCTGTTGGAACCACTCGCGCCACTTCGAGACGTACTTCGCCGTCCCGTCGATCGGCGCACAACTCCACACGATCAATCCGTTACTCCCGGACGCACACATCCAGTACATCGTCGACAACGCCGACGACGAACTGATCTTCGTCGACCAGTCGCTCGCACCGAAACTCGCGGGCGCGGTCGCCGACGCCGACGACGAGTTCGACGGCGTCGACTTCGTCGTCATGGGCAGCCAGCCGGCCGACGACCTCGAGGCGACGCCGTACGAGTCGTTCATCGAGGGTCACGAGACCGACTACGACTGGCCCGACGTCGACGAGGAACAGCCCGCGGGGATGTGTTACACCTCGGGAACGACCGGCAACCCGAAGGGCGTCGAATACACCCAGCAGATGCTCTGGAGCCACACGATGGCCACCCTGACGCCACAGGGGATTCCGATGGCCGACGACGACGTCGTCATGCCCGTCGTGCCGATGTTCCACGTCAACGCCTGGGGGATGCCGTTCACGGCGACCGCGGGCGGCTCCAAACAGGTCTTCCCCGGCCCCTCGCCGGAGCCCGAAGACATCGCGAACCTCATCGAAAACGAGGGCGTGACGATCAGCGCGGGCGTTCCGACCGTCTGGCTCGGCCTGATGGAGTACTGCTCGGAGAACGAGGTCGACCTCTCGACGCTCGATACCGTGATCGTCGGCGGCTCGGCGGCACCGAAATCGATGATCGAGTGGTTCGACACCCAGGGCGTCGAGGTCTTACACGCCTGGGGGATGACCGAGATGTCCCCGATCGGGTCCGTATCCCATCTCAAATCCGATCTCGAGGACGCGGACTACGACACCCAGCTCGAGAAGCGCGGCAAACAGGGGCTCGTGGTGCCCGGTCTCGAGTTCAAGGTCATCGACAACGACGGCGAGGAGATCGCCTGGAACGGGCAGGAGTTCGGCGAGCTGTGGATCCGCGGGCCGTGGGTGACCACGGAGTACTTCAAACGCCCCGAGGCAAACGAGGCGGACTTCGAGGACGGCTGGCTCAAGACCGGTGACGTCGTCACCGTCGACGAGGATGGCTACATCAAGATCGTCGACCGAGAGAAGGACGTGATCAAATCCGGCGGCGAGTGGATCTCGTCGGTCGAACTCGAGAACGCGATCATGGCCCACGACGACGTCGCCGAGGCGGCCGTCGTCGGCGTCCCGCACGAGCGCTGGCAGGAGCGACCGGTCGCGTTCGTCGTCCCCGCGGCGGACGCCGATCGGGACGCGCTCGTCTCCGAGATCAACGAGCAGCTCGCCGACGAGTACCCCAAGTGGTGGCTGCCGGACGAAATCGAGTTCATCAAGGAAGTGCCCAAGACGGCGACGGGCAAGTTCTCGAAGAAGGACATCCGCGAGGAGTACGCCGATCAGTCCCTCGTCGAGGGACAGGTTCCGGAAGAGTCGGCGCCCGATAGCGACTGA
- a CDS encoding SDR family oxidoreductase, giving the protein MNRTVLVAGSHGGVGQHVTELLGEREGIARAMVRDESQVDAMADLGGDPVVADLTGDVDHAVEGCDAIVFAAGSGGDDVYGVDRDGAIRLIDAAEAAGVDRFVMLSSMGADDPEAGPDALEDYLIAKAEADEYLRQSDLAHTIVRPGELTTESGTGEIRAAGDGLELTDGDIPREDVARTLVATLERDDLVGETFEILGGDEPIDAALERVASR; this is encoded by the coding sequence ATGAATCGAACCGTACTCGTCGCCGGATCGCACGGAGGAGTCGGACAGCACGTCACCGAACTACTCGGCGAGCGCGAGGGGATCGCTCGAGCGATGGTTCGCGACGAGTCCCAGGTCGACGCGATGGCGGATCTGGGCGGGGACCCGGTCGTAGCCGACTTGACGGGGGACGTCGACCACGCCGTGGAGGGCTGTGACGCGATCGTCTTCGCCGCCGGTTCCGGGGGCGACGACGTCTACGGCGTCGACCGCGACGGCGCGATCCGGCTGATCGACGCCGCGGAAGCGGCGGGCGTCGATCGGTTCGTCATGCTCAGTTCGATGGGAGCCGACGACCCCGAGGCCGGCCCCGACGCCCTCGAGGACTACCTGATCGCCAAGGCCGAAGCCGACGAGTACCTCCGACAGAGCGACCTCGCGCACACGATCGTCCGGCCGGGCGAACTGACGACCGAGTCCGGAACCGGCGAGATCCGCGCCGCGGGCGACGGCCTCGAGCTAACCGACGGCGATATTCCCCGCGAAGACGTCGCTCGAACGCTCGTGGCCACACTCGAGCGCGACGATCTCGTCGGGGAGACGTTCGAAATCCTCGGCGGTGACGAACCGATCGACGCGGCGCTCGAGCGAGTCGCCTCGCGATGA
- a CDS encoding phytoene/squalene synthase family protein, which translates to MTTGQPESTTDTDLEWCYDAVHGVSRTFSITIDRLEEPMARHICLGYLLCRIADTIEDAGHIPPETQTELLATYDRLLDPDATESVATFMDDVEPWLPEDRNDDWDVVAETPRVLRTFESLDEEPREIMREPVRELVDGMAMFTDRYATEGGLRLQTIEELEEYCWYAAGTVGTLITGLVARGTSQDRAVEMRENARSFALLLQLVNIAKDVEADYHEENNVYLPAEWLAAEDVDVEEVTDEAHHGGVTNVIKRVTGRAEGYLDGAQRYLEVVPEHNGNRLSAWAIPYLLAVGTLRELRERPEDVVREGDVKVSRAEVYALLQQFEDGVSRSRLEELRRTMSEQPLHQ; encoded by the coding sequence ATGACCACGGGCCAGCCCGAATCCACAACCGACACCGACCTCGAGTGGTGTTACGACGCGGTTCACGGCGTTTCGCGGACCTTTTCGATCACTATCGATCGGCTCGAGGAGCCGATGGCGAGACACATCTGTCTCGGCTATCTCCTCTGTCGAATCGCAGACACGATCGAAGATGCGGGTCACATTCCACCGGAGACGCAGACAGAGCTGCTCGCGACCTACGATCGATTACTCGATCCGGACGCCACGGAATCGGTCGCGACTTTCATGGACGACGTCGAGCCGTGGCTTCCCGAGGACCGAAACGACGACTGGGACGTCGTCGCAGAGACGCCACGGGTGCTGCGGACCTTCGAATCGCTCGACGAGGAGCCCCGCGAGATCATGCGCGAACCGGTCCGCGAACTCGTCGACGGTATGGCGATGTTCACCGATCGGTACGCCACGGAGGGCGGCTTGCGTCTCCAGACGATCGAGGAACTCGAGGAGTACTGCTGGTACGCCGCCGGCACCGTCGGCACCCTGATCACCGGACTGGTCGCCCGCGGCACCTCGCAGGACCGAGCGGTGGAGATGCGGGAGAACGCCCGCTCGTTCGCCCTCCTCCTGCAACTGGTCAACATCGCGAAAGACGTCGAAGCCGACTATCACGAGGAGAACAACGTCTACCTCCCCGCCGAATGGCTCGCGGCGGAGGACGTCGACGTCGAGGAAGTCACCGACGAGGCCCACCACGGTGGCGTCACGAACGTCATCAAGCGGGTGACAGGCCGCGCCGAAGGCTACCTCGACGGCGCCCAGCGCTACCTCGAAGTCGTGCCGGAACACAACGGCAACCGGCTCTCGGCGTGGGCGATCCCCTACCTGCTCGCGGTTGGGACCCTTCGGGAACTGCGCGAACGTCCCGAGGACGTCGTCCGCGAGGGCGACGTCAAAGTCTCTCGAGCGGAAGTGTACGCCCTCCTCCAGCAGTTCGAGGACGGCGTCTCTCGCTCGCGGCTCGAGGAACTCCGGCGCACGATGTCGGAGCAGCCGCTTCACCAGTGA
- a CDS encoding HTTM domain-containing protein, with amino-acid sequence MSTRSLRPRVDSLRARTRDALERRLGIDARALAAFRIAVGLVLLFDIGHRSRDLRTFYTDGGVLPRAMLVDQYPAAEYSIHALSGAAWVQALLFGCAAAAAAALLVGYRTRTATVLSLLLLVSVQARNPFLLNGADRLLSQLLFLAIFLPLGRRWAIDALGDTGDVEDAAREPDPERRSERTPRIVTPATAAMLVSVVAVFVSNALGKAEGDTWHTGEALHYALRLDHMTVLLGDHLVNYPLLLTVGTFAWMGLVTGAPLMILFAGRLRIAYVAVFVAAATGMALSMAVGLFPAVLVGSFLLFLPPRFWNALEHTLAVAVGRIDGLDRGVAVVRDATTRVRRPRPAGSALPTPTQRRVRQCRSFLLAALLIGVACWNVGVLGVADPFEPVDAVDPADHEWSMFAPDPSTSYGWYVVEAEIDGEPNRDVLGGTERRTDRPPDAAETVPSFRWRKYMNSLSDSDERADRFAASMCERARSRTDSSVEAVTVTYTEQPIRLEGEREAPTTYTVVDRSCSADDAIADRNRESRPALTARTQ; translated from the coding sequence ATGAGTACCCGTTCGCTCCGCCCGAGAGTGGATTCGCTGCGAGCGCGCACGAGAGACGCGCTCGAGCGCCGGCTCGGCATCGACGCTCGAGCGCTGGCGGCGTTCCGCATCGCGGTCGGGCTCGTGTTGTTGTTCGATATCGGCCACCGGTCGCGGGACCTCCGCACGTTCTACACCGACGGCGGGGTGCTGCCGCGGGCGATGCTGGTGGACCAGTATCCGGCCGCCGAATACTCGATTCACGCCCTGTCGGGAGCGGCGTGGGTACAGGCGCTCCTGTTCGGCTGTGCGGCGGCGGCCGCCGCGGCGCTGCTCGTCGGCTACCGGACGCGGACGGCGACGGTTCTCTCGCTACTCTTGCTCGTCTCCGTGCAAGCCCGCAACCCGTTCCTGCTGAACGGGGCCGACAGGCTCCTCAGTCAGCTGTTGTTCCTCGCCATCTTCCTGCCGCTGGGACGTCGGTGGGCGATCGACGCGCTGGGCGACACCGGCGACGTCGAAGATGCCGCGCGCGAACCGGACCCCGAACGCCGGTCCGAACGCACTCCCCGGATCGTCACGCCGGCGACCGCAGCGATGCTCGTCTCCGTCGTCGCCGTCTTCGTCAGCAACGCGCTCGGCAAGGCCGAGGGCGACACCTGGCACACCGGTGAGGCGCTCCACTACGCGCTCCGACTGGATCACATGACCGTGCTGCTCGGCGACCACCTCGTGAACTACCCGCTCCTCCTGACGGTCGGAACCTTCGCCTGGATGGGGCTGGTGACCGGCGCACCGCTCATGATACTGTTTGCCGGCCGTCTCCGGATCGCCTACGTCGCCGTATTCGTCGCGGCGGCCACCGGGATGGCGCTCTCGATGGCCGTCGGCCTCTTCCCCGCCGTCCTCGTCGGTTCGTTCCTCCTGTTTCTCCCGCCGCGGTTCTGGAACGCGCTCGAGCACACCCTCGCCGTTGCCGTCGGCCGGATCGACGGACTCGACCGCGGTGTGGCGGTGGTCCGAGACGCGACGACCAGGGTGCGACGACCGCGACCAGCGGGATCGGCACTGCCGACCCCGACCCAGCGACGGGTGCGACAGTGCCGGTCGTTTCTCCTCGCCGCCCTGTTGATCGGCGTCGCTTGCTGGAACGTCGGCGTGCTCGGCGTTGCGGACCCGTTCGAACCGGTCGACGCGGTAGATCCGGCGGACCACGAGTGGAGCATGTTCGCCCCCGACCCCAGCACGAGCTACGGCTGGTACGTGGTCGAAGCCGAGATCGACGGCGAACCGAATCGCGACGTCCTCGGGGGAACGGAACGCCGTACCGACCGGCCGCCGGACGCCGCCGAGACCGTCCCCAGTTTCCGGTGGCGAAAGTACATGAACTCGCTGTCCGACAGCGACGAGCGCGCCGACCGGTTCGCTGCGTCCATGTGCGAACGGGCGCGCTCGCGGACCGATTCGTCCGTCGAGGCCGTCACCGTAACCTACACCGAGCAGCCGATCCGCCTCGAGGGCGAACGCGAAGCGCCGACGACGTATACGGTGGTCGACCGATCGTGTTCGGCCGACGACGCGATTGCCGACCGAAACCGTGAATCACGGCCGGCACTAACTGCCCGTACCCAATGA
- a CDS encoding thiol-disulfide oxidoreductase DCC family protein has translation MNSPASDDAPIVLFDGVCNLCNGFVQFILPRDTEGRFRFAALQSDVGEALLAERGLPTDELESVVLIEGDDYYVKSAAVIRIARLLGGVYALLGPFRFLPRGLRDWAYDAVAARRYRWFGKRDQCAMPPPDVDVSSRFLE, from the coding sequence ATGAACTCGCCGGCCTCCGACGACGCTCCGATCGTCCTCTTCGACGGCGTCTGCAACCTCTGTAACGGGTTCGTCCAGTTTATCCTGCCCCGAGATACGGAGGGCCGGTTCCGCTTCGCCGCACTCCAGTCCGACGTCGGCGAGGCCCTGCTCGCCGAACGCGGCCTCCCGACCGACGAACTCGAGTCGGTCGTCCTGATCGAGGGCGACGACTACTACGTGAAGTCGGCCGCGGTCATCCGCATCGCGAGGCTCCTCGGCGGCGTCTACGCGCTGCTCGGCCCGTTTCGATTCCTGCCGCGCGGCCTCCGGGACTGGGCCTACGACGCCGTCGCCGCCCGCCGCTACCGCTGGTTCGGGAAGCGAGACCAGTGTGCGATGCCGCCGCCCGACGTCGACGTCAGCTCGCGATTCCTCGAGTGA
- a CDS encoding 3-hydroxyacyl-CoA dehydrogenase family protein — protein MVREQIDRIGVVGAGTMGSGIAQVAATNGYDVVMRDIEREFVESGFETIDDSLGRLESRGSLDEEPATIRDRIEGTTTLDDLGDCDLVVEAALEELGVKQEVFADLERVADEDVLLATNTSTISITSIASDLEAPERVVGLHFMNPVPIMEGVEVVVGEKTTDAATALAHEIAEDLGKTTWEADDKPGFVTNRILMPWINEGIRAYDEGVASKADIDTGMELGTNVPMGPLTLADHIGLDVCLHASETLHEELGDRYQPAYLLKRKVEAGDLGKKTGEGFYEYE, from the coding sequence ATGGTTCGCGAACAGATCGATCGGATCGGCGTCGTCGGTGCAGGAACGATGGGAAGCGGCATCGCACAGGTCGCGGCGACCAACGGGTACGACGTGGTCATGCGCGATATCGAGCGGGAGTTCGTCGAGAGCGGCTTCGAGACCATCGACGACAGTCTCGGACGACTCGAGTCTCGAGGGAGTCTCGACGAGGAACCGGCGACGATCCGCGACCGGATCGAGGGGACGACGACGCTCGACGACCTCGGCGACTGCGACCTCGTCGTCGAGGCCGCGCTCGAGGAACTGGGGGTCAAACAGGAGGTCTTCGCCGACCTCGAGCGGGTCGCCGACGAGGACGTCCTGCTCGCGACGAATACGAGCACGATCTCCATCACGTCGATCGCGTCCGATCTCGAGGCCCCCGAGCGCGTGGTCGGGCTCCACTTCATGAACCCGGTCCCGATCATGGAGGGGGTCGAGGTGGTCGTCGGCGAGAAGACGACCGACGCGGCGACCGCGCTGGCCCACGAGATCGCCGAGGACCTCGGGAAGACGACGTGGGAGGCCGACGACAAGCCGGGGTTCGTCACCAACCGCATCCTGATGCCGTGGATCAACGAGGGGATTCGCGCGTACGACGAGGGCGTCGCCTCGAAGGCGGACATCGACACGGGGATGGAACTCGGAACGAACGTCCCTATGGGGCCGCTGACGCTCGCGGACCACATCGGACTGGACGTCTGTCTCCACGCCTCGGAAACGCTTCACGAGGAGCTGGGGGACAGATACCAGCCCGCCTACCTCCTCAAGCGGAAGGTCGAGGCCGGCGATCTGGGGAAGAAGACCGGCGAGGGATTCTACGAGTACGAGTAA
- a CDS encoding DUF7409 domain-containing protein, with product MSYGQAVNRVSKKNVASDVGTGTTTESDDEGGRVIDIGITVDVSDDGEAAVDGTTVELAFDEGETEPFEAAAESDAELDAPVDPDEQAVLEAAEIDPDEQAVLEAAEIDPDAVADKEYSYRMLLDRGVDETIAATLRRRFSLPWSFESDGDLDRRSNEVRGLGDAEREWIAVSGDEDWQTFEYEHSEPIAVGRERPSERPYPRPTPVTAVTGVGPDDADALADAGIRSAERLATVDAMAVANALDLNVLHVRTWRHNARELL from the coding sequence GTGAGCTATGGACAAGCGGTGAATCGCGTGAGCAAGAAAAACGTCGCCAGCGACGTGGGAACGGGGACGACGACCGAGAGCGACGACGAGGGGGGCCGTGTGATCGATATCGGCATTACCGTCGACGTGAGCGACGACGGGGAGGCGGCCGTCGACGGCACTACTGTCGAACTCGCGTTCGACGAGGGCGAGACGGAACCGTTCGAGGCGGCCGCCGAGTCCGACGCCGAACTCGATGCGCCGGTCGATCCCGACGAGCAAGCGGTGCTCGAGGCCGCCGAGATCGATCCCGACGAGCAAGCGGTGCTCGAGGCCGCCGAGATCGATCCCGACGCGGTCGCCGACAAGGAGTACTCCTATCGGATGCTGCTGGATCGGGGCGTCGACGAAACGATCGCGGCCACGCTCCGCCGGCGATTCTCCCTGCCCTGGTCGTTCGAGAGCGACGGCGACCTCGACCGGCGCTCGAACGAGGTGCGCGGGCTCGGCGACGCCGAACGGGAGTGGATCGCCGTCAGCGGCGACGAGGACTGGCAGACCTTCGAGTACGAGCATTCGGAACCCATCGCGGTCGGACGAGAGCGCCCCTCGGAGCGGCCGTATCCCAGACCGACGCCGGTGACGGCGGTCACGGGGGTCGGCCCCGACGACGCCGACGCGCTGGCCGACGCCGGCATCCGCTCGGCGGAGCGGCTAGCGACGGTCGACGCGATGGCGGTCGCCAACGCCCTCGATTTGAACGTCCTGCACGTCCGGACGTGGCGACACAACGCGCGCGAACTGCTCTAA
- a CDS encoding class I fructose-bisphosphate aldolase, producing the protein MIPIDDSPIVRDGKSLILAMDHGLEHGPVDFEEVPEKLDPATVFETATHDAVTSMAVQKGIAEGYYPSYEDDVNLLLKLNGTSNMWMGEPDSAINCSVDYAAEIGADAVGFTVYSGSNHEVEMYEEFRRVHEQAREYDLPVVMWSYPRGQGLKNDTKPSTISYATRIALEVGADIAKVKYPGSPEAMEHACAAAGDMMVVMSGGSKTSDYDFLSTVEAAVNAGASGLAVGRNVWQRENPTRILDALEEVIYEEATADAALEATE; encoded by the coding sequence ATGATTCCGATCGACGACTCTCCGATCGTTCGCGACGGCAAGTCACTGATTCTGGCGATGGACCACGGGCTCGAGCACGGTCCCGTCGACTTCGAGGAAGTACCGGAGAAACTCGATCCGGCGACGGTCTTCGAGACGGCCACCCACGACGCCGTCACCTCGATGGCCGTCCAGAAGGGAATCGCGGAGGGGTACTACCCCAGCTACGAGGACGACGTCAACCTCCTCCTGAAGCTCAACGGCACGTCGAACATGTGGATGGGCGAACCCGACTCCGCGATCAACTGCTCGGTCGACTACGCGGCCGAGATCGGGGCCGACGCGGTCGGCTTTACCGTGTATAGTGGTTCGAACCACGAGGTCGAGATGTACGAGGAGTTCCGGCGGGTTCACGAGCAGGCCCGCGAGTACGACCTCCCCGTCGTCATGTGGTCGTACCCGCGCGGACAGGGACTGAAAAACGACACCAAGCCGAGCACGATCTCCTACGCGACCCGCATCGCCCTCGAGGTCGGTGCCGACATCGCGAAGGTCAAGTATCCCGGCAGCCCCGAGGCCATGGAACACGCCTGCGCGGCGGCAGGCGACATGATGGTCGTCATGAGCGGCGGCTCCAAGACCTCCGACTACGACTTCCTCTCGACCGTCGAGGCCGCCGTCAACGCCGGCGCGAGCGGACTCGCGGTCGGCCGCAACGTCTGGCAGCGCGAGAATCCGACCCGAATTCTCGACGCGCTCGAGGAGGTCATCTACGAGGAGGCGACCGCCGACGCCGCGCTCGAGGCCACCGAATAG
- a CDS encoding class 1 fructose-bisphosphatase — translation MTVSDPVVEAVVATIGRSATEIRQGLIGRRGTVAEENPSGETQAEADVWADEVLGDRIAGIDGVGQYASEERATVVDCGDDPASSAAYAVAVDPLDGSSNLKSNNTMGTIFGVYDAALPARGDTLVAAGFVLYGPITTMVIATDETVTEYELSGGERTVIERDLTLPADPVVYGFGGRVPDWPDDFREYAREIESELKLRYGGALIGDVNQVLTYGGTFGYPALESRPEGKLRLQFEGNPIGYVVERAGGRSSNGTQSLLAVEPDALHERTPLHVGTDALIDRLEATLA, via the coding sequence ATGACGGTCTCCGACCCAGTCGTCGAGGCCGTCGTGGCGACGATCGGTCGCTCGGCGACCGAGATCCGACAGGGACTGATCGGCCGCCGCGGGACGGTCGCCGAGGAGAACCCGAGCGGCGAGACGCAGGCCGAAGCCGACGTCTGGGCCGACGAGGTGCTCGGCGATCGGATCGCCGGAATCGACGGCGTCGGCCAGTACGCCAGCGAGGAGCGCGCCACGGTCGTCGACTGCGGCGACGACCCCGCGTCGTCGGCGGCGTACGCCGTCGCCGTCGACCCCCTCGACGGCTCGTCGAACCTCAAATCCAACAACACGATGGGGACGATCTTCGGCGTCTACGACGCCGCGCTCCCCGCTCGCGGTGACACGCTCGTCGCCGCGGGGTTCGTCCTCTACGGCCCGATCACGACGATGGTGATCGCGACCGACGAGACCGTCACCGAGTACGAACTGTCCGGCGGCGAGCGGACGGTTATCGAACGCGATCTCACCCTCCCCGCGGACCCGGTCGTCTACGGGTTCGGCGGTCGCGTCCCCGACTGGCCCGACGACTTCCGCGAGTACGCCCGCGAGATCGAGTCGGAGCTCAAGCTCCGCTACGGCGGCGCGCTGATCGGGGACGTCAATCAGGTGCTCACCTACGGCGGCACGTTCGGCTACCCCGCACTCGAGTCCCGGCCCGAGGGCAAGCTCCGGCTCCAGTTCGAGGGGAACCCGATCGGCTACGTCGTCGAGCGGGCCGGCGGGCGATCCTCGAACGGTACCCAGTCGCTGCTCGCCGTCGAGCCCGACGCCCTCCACGAGCGCACGCCGCTCCACGTCGGCACCGACGCGTTGATCGACCGGCTCGAGGCGACGCTCGCGTAG